In Thermodesulfobacteriota bacterium, the genomic stretch GTGTTTTATGCCGATTGACAAGGTGTTGAAGAATTTTGATGAGGCTGTAGCCGACATATCAGATGGGGCAGTGGTTGCCCTCAGTTGTTTTGGGGGTCCGTTACATGCTCCACAGAATCTTATACGGGCTGTAGCCAGAAATGGTCCTAAGGATCTTACAGTAATTGCCCATGCTGTTGGGGTTGCCGAGGGACAGATAGTTTTTGGGTGGCCATTGCATGTCGACCACGGAATATGGATCGAGAGGGAGATGGTGCGAAAGCTCATAGCCGGATTTCCTTTCCTACCGACTGTGGAGACTCCCCCGAAGAGAGAATGGAAGGCAGGTAGGCTTGAGGTTGTGAACCTACCTCACGGTACGCTACAGGTAAAGCTCTGGGCTGCAGGTGCCGGGGTGGGAGGAGTTTACGTTCGCACCGGAGTGGGAACGGTAGTCGAGGAAGGTAAGGAGAAGAGGTTATTTGATGGTGAAGAGTATATCCTGGAGGAGCCTTTTAAAATCGATTTCAGCTTGGTGCGGGCTTACAAGGCGGACAGGCTCGGGAATCTAATATATGATGGATGTCAGAGGGCCACGGCAGTCATGGTGGCAAGGGCGGGGAAGATAACGATAGCGGAGGTTGATGAGATCGTTGAGGTTGGAGAGTTAAACCCT encodes the following:
- a CDS encoding 3-oxoacid CoA-transferase subunit A; translated protein: MPIDKVLKNFDEAVADISDGAVVALSCFGGPLHAPQNLIRAVARNGPKDLTVIAHAVGVAEGQIVFGWPLHVDHGIWIEREMVRKLIAGFPFLPTVETPPKREWKAGRLEVVNLPHGTLQVKLWAAGAGVGGVYVRTGVGTVVEEGKEKRLFDGEEYILEEPFKIDFSLVRAYKADRLGNLIYDGCQRATAVMVARAGKITIAEVDEIVEVGELNPEHIITPGIYVHRILEVPKEG